The Zingiber officinale cultivar Zhangliang chromosome 9A, Zo_v1.1, whole genome shotgun sequence genome window below encodes:
- the LOC122021853 gene encoding 60S ribosomal protein L26-2-like encodes MKYNPRVSSSRRKCRKAHFTAPSSVRRILMSAPLSTDLRNKYNVRSVPVRKDDEVQVVRGTYKGREGKVVQVYRRKWVIHVERITREKVNGSTVNVGINASKVVITKLKLDKDRKALLERKARGRTADKSKGKFTVDEVAARGAASLQEID; translated from the coding sequence ATGAAGTACAATCCGAGAGTATCAAGCTCCCGCCGGAAGTGCAGGAAGGCGCATTTCACTGCCCCATCGAGCGTCCGGCGGATTCTTATGAGCGCGCCGCTCTCGACCGATCTAAGGAACAAGTACAACGTGAGGTCTGTCCCGGTGCGCAAGGACGATGAAGTGCAAGTGGTGCGCGGAACCTACAAGGGCCGCGAGGGAAAGGTCGTGCAGGTCTACCGCCGGAAGTGGGTAATCCACGTCGAGCGCATCACCCGCGAGAAGGTCAATGGATCCACCGTTAACGTCGGCATCAACGCCTCGAAGGTGGTGATCACCAAGCTCAAGCTCGACAAGGACCGCAAGGCCCTCCTCGAGCGCAAGGCCCGAGGCCGCACCGCCGACAAGTCCAAGGGCAAGTTCACGGTGGATGAGGTCGCCGCCCGTGGAGCTGCTTCCCTCCAGGAGATTGACTGA